Proteins encoded by one window of Sinorhizobium arboris LMG 14919:
- the exoT gene encoding succinoglycan biosynthesis transport protein ExoT, which translates to MTPTVNAKTVTRNVGWSVLSKTGTFGLKFVTVPILARILSPEEFGAVAVALTVVQFLAMIGGAGLTSALVIQKEEEMETVHSVFWANLAIALMMALGLFVFAEPLATLLGAPEAAYLLRIMSLLIPLQLGGDVAYSLLVRRMNFRKDAVWSMISESLGAVIAVLLALLGFGIWSLIAQLFVSALVRLSGLYAVSHYTPRFVFSLQRVLALSRFSFGMMGSEIANFITFQSPMVVISRYLGLSDAGAYSAANRFASIPNQVVLSAVMGVLFPTFGQMMHDRARRSQALMLSTQVTTVLLAPMMFGLWALAEPAMLVLFGSQWAFAWPVLGLLALSKGILTPCSTFIPYLKGVGHGTVLFWWALIRAAATTAAVAYGARDGSLVEAMIWLCIVNAATLVGYSWVVFRADGTPFLKGLFLSSRPMIAALLMALVVRFLLEHFGAHVPHAVSQLIVGAAIGGVIYTVLILLTERLLLRRLLEMARARKSKSALVGAAE; encoded by the coding sequence ATGACTCCAACCGTTAACGCAAAGACAGTGACGCGCAACGTCGGCTGGAGCGTTCTCTCCAAGACAGGGACATTCGGGCTTAAATTTGTCACGGTGCCGATTCTGGCCCGCATTCTGTCTCCCGAGGAATTCGGCGCCGTTGCTGTTGCGCTCACCGTAGTGCAGTTCCTCGCCATGATCGGCGGCGCCGGCCTTACCTCCGCACTCGTCATTCAGAAGGAAGAGGAAATGGAAACCGTTCATTCGGTTTTCTGGGCAAACCTCGCGATCGCGCTCATGATGGCGCTCGGATTATTCGTGTTTGCCGAGCCCCTGGCCACGCTGCTCGGCGCGCCGGAGGCTGCCTACCTGCTCAGGATCATGAGCCTGTTGATCCCGCTGCAGCTTGGCGGCGACGTCGCCTATTCGCTGCTTGTGCGCAGGATGAATTTTCGCAAGGACGCCGTCTGGAGCATGATCTCCGAATCGCTCGGCGCCGTGATCGCAGTCCTTCTGGCCCTGCTCGGTTTCGGCATCTGGTCGCTGATCGCCCAGCTTTTCGTATCGGCGCTGGTGCGCCTGTCCGGCCTCTATGCCGTTTCCCACTATACGCCGCGCTTCGTATTCTCGCTGCAGCGCGTTCTGGCCCTCAGCCGCTTCAGTTTCGGCATGATGGGTTCCGAGATTGCGAACTTCATCACGTTCCAATCCCCGATGGTCGTCATATCCCGATATCTGGGGCTCTCCGACGCTGGCGCCTATTCGGCGGCGAACCGATTCGCGAGCATTCCGAATCAGGTCGTTCTCTCCGCCGTCATGGGCGTGTTGTTCCCGACTTTCGGTCAGATGATGCATGATCGCGCGCGGCGCTCGCAGGCGCTGATGCTCAGCACCCAGGTGACCACCGTTCTGCTGGCGCCGATGATGTTCGGTCTCTGGGCGCTGGCCGAGCCCGCAATGCTCGTTCTTTTCGGAAGCCAATGGGCCTTTGCCTGGCCGGTCCTCGGTCTTCTCGCACTGTCGAAAGGAATTCTCACCCCCTGCAGCACCTTCATTCCGTATCTGAAGGGCGTCGGCCACGGAACCGTCCTGTTCTGGTGGGCGCTGATTCGCGCGGCTGCGACAACCGCGGCGGTTGCCTACGGCGCCAGAGACGGCTCCCTGGTCGAGGCGATGATCTGGTTGTGCATCGTCAATGCCGCAACGCTTGTCGGCTACTCCTGGGTGGTGTTTCGCGCCGACGGTACGCCGTTTCTCAAGGGCTTGTTCCTATCCAGCCGGCCGATGATCGCGGCGCTGCTGATGGCGCTCGTCGTCCGCTTTCTGCTCGAGCATTTCGGCGCTCACGTGCCGCATGCCGTTTCGCAACTGATCGTCGGGGCGGCTATCGGCGGCGTGATCTACACGGTTCTGATACTCCTGACGGAGCGACTGCTGTTGCGGAGGCTTCTGGAAATGGCGCGGGCGCGCAAGTCGAAGTCGGCTCTCGTGGGGGCCGCCGAGTAG
- a CDS encoding glycosyltransferase family 2 protein gives MAKLTVVIPYYQKEAGILRRALASVFAQTFSDFHVLVVDDESPYPIADELAGLAQEERERITVIRQLNGGPGGARNTGLDNVPADSDFVAFLDSDDVWTPDHLSNAYRSMTRFEADCYWASITGGDAFYYHFGVADLEKSEKVTRLAESPLVVELPELQDVMLKDWSFLHLSCMVVGRRLFETVRFEAALKLAAEDVLFFCDCVLAAKRVVLCDEAGAVRGEGLNIFHSIDNDSPQFLKQQFNTWVALDTLEGRYRNRPNAMAAIRSYKHTARRQALWSQARRIKRRKLPQFDLLARWLLRDPRLLGSAAGLAVGKLSR, from the coding sequence ATGGCGAAGCTCACAGTTGTCATTCCGTACTACCAGAAGGAAGCAGGAATTCTCCGGCGCGCGCTGGCGTCCGTTTTTGCTCAGACGTTCTCGGATTTCCACGTGCTCGTGGTCGACGATGAGTCCCCCTATCCTATAGCGGACGAGCTCGCCGGGCTCGCACAGGAGGAAAGGGAGCGCATCACCGTCATCCGTCAGCTCAACGGCGGGCCGGGTGGCGCGCGCAATACCGGCCTCGACAATGTTCCCGCCGACAGCGACTTCGTCGCCTTCCTGGATTCCGACGATGTCTGGACGCCGGATCATCTGTCGAACGCCTATCGAAGCATGACGCGTTTCGAAGCCGACTGCTACTGGGCATCGATCACCGGCGGCGACGCCTTCTACTATCATTTCGGGGTCGCGGATCTCGAAAAGAGCGAGAAGGTCACACGCCTGGCGGAAAGCCCGCTTGTCGTCGAGCTCCCGGAGCTCCAGGATGTCATGCTGAAGGATTGGAGCTTCCTCCACTTGTCCTGCATGGTCGTCGGACGCAGGCTCTTCGAAACGGTGCGTTTCGAAGCCGCGCTCAAGCTTGCGGCCGAGGATGTGCTCTTCTTCTGCGATTGCGTTCTTGCAGCCAAACGCGTGGTTCTTTGCGATGAGGCGGGCGCGGTGCGCGGCGAAGGCCTCAACATCTTCCATTCAATCGACAACGACTCGCCTCAATTCCTGAAGCAGCAGTTCAACACCTGGGTCGCACTCGACACGCTGGAAGGCCGGTACCGTAACAGGCCCAATGCGATGGCGGCGATCCGATCCTACAAGCATACGGCGCGCCGGCAGGCGCTCTGGAGCCAGGCACGCCGGATAAAGCGGAGGAAACTGCCGCAATTCGATCTTCTTGCCCGCTGGCTCTTGCGAGACCCGCGATTGCTCGGCAGCGCCGCCGGGCTGGCGGTTGGAAAACTGTCCCGCTAA
- a CDS encoding polysaccharide pyruvyl transferase family protein, producing the protein MKPYYWESQHGNFGDDLNLWLWDFLLPGFREVHPETLLVGVGTVLNRALLPEGTHKIVIGSGFGYGTLPDMSDRREWDIRAVRGPLTAAKVGVAPELGIIDPAVMVAELPEFQNLEKKYKRSFVPHWESAIAGLWPAICDAVGLNYIDPRGEAKDVIRKIGQSELIVAESMHGAILADAFRVPWTAVSTSNSINSFKWNDWAQTLDVDYRPRRVPVSTRAEAMIKGARFWGMDFQPKEPPPEDPNRRQIDGDLAVADRAPRQTSLRAAAKRALAAPATLALWQASRAVPQLSKDSALAERKERFRTVLDGIRRDYL; encoded by the coding sequence ATGAAGCCGTACTATTGGGAATCCCAGCACGGAAATTTTGGTGACGATCTCAACCTTTGGCTTTGGGATTTCCTGCTGCCCGGTTTTCGCGAGGTGCACCCCGAGACGCTGCTCGTCGGGGTGGGAACGGTCTTGAACCGCGCACTGCTGCCCGAGGGTACGCACAAGATCGTCATCGGCAGCGGGTTCGGCTACGGCACGCTACCCGACATGAGCGACCGTAGGGAGTGGGATATCCGCGCGGTTCGCGGGCCCCTGACAGCTGCGAAGGTCGGAGTGGCTCCTGAGCTCGGCATCATCGATCCTGCGGTGATGGTCGCCGAACTCCCGGAGTTTCAGAACCTCGAAAAGAAATACAAGCGGAGCTTCGTTCCGCACTGGGAGTCGGCGATCGCCGGATTGTGGCCTGCGATCTGCGACGCCGTCGGCCTCAATTACATCGACCCGCGCGGTGAGGCCAAGGACGTCATTCGAAAGATTGGCCAATCCGAGCTGATCGTCGCCGAATCCATGCATGGCGCCATCCTGGCCGACGCGTTCCGCGTCCCCTGGACCGCGGTCAGCACGTCGAACAGCATCAACAGCTTCAAATGGAACGACTGGGCCCAGACCCTCGATGTCGACTATCGGCCGCGGCGGGTACCGGTGTCGACGCGGGCGGAGGCGATGATCAAGGGCGCGCGTTTCTGGGGCATGGATTTCCAGCCCAAGGAACCGCCGCCGGAGGATCCGAACCGGCGGCAGATCGATGGGGATCTGGCCGTCGCCGATCGTGCGCCACGTCAGACCTCATTGCGCGCCGCCGCCAAGCGAGCGCTCGCCGCGCCGGCGACGTTGGCGCTGTGGCAGGCAAGTCGGGCGGTGCCGCAATTGAGCAAGGACAGTGCCCTGGCAGAACGCAAGGAGCGTTTCCGCACGGTGCTCGACGGGATTCGCCGGGACTATCTCTAA
- a CDS encoding glycosyltransferase family 2 protein has protein sequence MTAAMPTNVCIIIAAKNAADTISRAVASALAEPEAAEVVVIDDGSTDDSAAVARSADDGTGRLNVVRFDENRGPASARNHAIAISRSPLIGVLDADDFFFPGRLRQLLSQDGWDFIADNIAFIDAAQAATAHGRIDRFAPAPRLIDLVGFVEGNISRRGVRRGEIGFLKPLMRRAFLDQHGLRYNETLRLGEDYDLYARALAKGARYKIIHSCGYAAVVRGNSLSGSHRTIDLKRLFEADRAILAGSRLRGDAEAAVRRHERHIRDRYELRHFLDLKKEQGFASAIGYALSHPSALPAIVSGILADKAERFRPSRSPAPLALGGKGDVRYLLEAFAVERQDELPNHLP, from the coding sequence ATGACCGCAGCCATGCCGACGAACGTCTGCATCATCATTGCCGCGAAGAACGCCGCCGACACCATTTCCCGCGCGGTCGCCTCGGCGCTTGCAGAGCCGGAGGCGGCAGAAGTCGTCGTCATCGATGACGGCTCGACCGATGACAGTGCTGCCGTAGCGCGCAGTGCCGATGACGGCACGGGGCGGCTGAATGTCGTTCGCTTCGATGAGAACCGCGGCCCCGCGTCGGCGCGCAATCATGCGATCGCGATCTCGCGTTCTCCGCTTATCGGCGTCCTCGACGCCGATGACTTCTTTTTCCCCGGCCGCCTGCGCCAATTGCTTTCACAGGACGGCTGGGACTTCATCGCCGACAATATCGCCTTCATCGATGCTGCGCAGGCGGCAACCGCACATGGCAGGATCGACCGCTTCGCCCCTGCCCCTCGCCTCATCGATCTCGTCGGCTTCGTCGAAGGAAACATCTCACGGCGCGGCGTGCGGCGCGGTGAGATCGGCTTTCTGAAGCCGTTGATGCGGCGCGCCTTCCTCGACCAGCACGGCCTGCGGTACAACGAGACCCTGCGTCTTGGTGAAGATTACGATCTTTACGCTCGCGCGCTCGCGAAAGGCGCACGCTACAAGATCATCCACAGCTGTGGCTATGCCGCCGTCGTCCGCGGCAATTCGCTCAGCGGCAGTCACCGCACGATCGACCTCAAGCGCCTGTTCGAGGCCGATCGTGCAATTCTCGCCGGGAGCCGGCTACGCGGCGACGCCGAGGCAGCGGTCCGCCGCCACGAGCGCCACATTCGCGACCGCTACGAACTGCGGCATTTTCTCGATCTCAAGAAAGAGCAGGGCTTTGCCAGCGCAATCGGCTATGCCCTCTCCCACCCGTCGGCACTGCCGGCGATCGTGAGCGGAATCCTTGCCGACAAGGCCGAGCGCTTTCGCCCGTCGCGCTCGCCGGCGCCTCTCGCTCTCGGTGGAAAGGGCGACGTGCGCTACCTGCTCGAAGCTTTTGCCGTAGAGCGGCAGGATGAGCTGCCGAACCATCTCCCTTAG
- a CDS encoding exopolysaccharide production repressor protein, protein MFAPRVFVSMIGALTAFAVATYYLNGSLASTAIQTLICAVLMQVGYFVAVLFLVWKEARERRRISSQKPFVTAEAANDEKQPGKVSLRRLNRPHHFNS, encoded by the coding sequence ATGTTCGCACCGCGTGTTTTTGTGAGCATGATCGGCGCTTTGACGGCTTTTGCCGTTGCAACCTATTACCTCAACGGATCGCTTGCCTCGACGGCAATTCAGACTCTGATCTGTGCGGTCCTCATGCAGGTCGGCTACTTCGTCGCCGTTCTGTTCCTGGTATGGAAAGAGGCGCGCGAGCGCCGCAGGATTTCTTCGCAGAAGCCGTTCGTGACGGCGGAAGCCGCCAATGACGAGAAGCAACCCGGGAAGGTCTCGCTGCGCAGACTGAACCGGCCTCATCATTTCAACTCCTGA
- the exoY gene encoding exopolysaccharide production protein ExoY, which produces MKSATRSASSPFFIPEETGAVRPIGGMAKRSFDILAASVALLLFSPLFLLIMALVKFSDGGSVFYGHRRIGHNGQSFKCLKFRTMMEEGDQVLEDFFKANPDAYEEWRKTRKLQNDPRVTVVGAVLRKLSLDELPQLLNIIRGEMSVVGPRPVVEDELELYDSAAVFYLRSRPGLTGLWQISGRNDVSYATRVAFDTQYVQNWSLLADLVIVFKTIPAVCLSRGSY; this is translated from the coding sequence ATGAAGTCCGCGACTCGCTCGGCCAGTTCGCCGTTCTTTATCCCCGAGGAAACCGGGGCAGTCCGACCGATCGGGGGCATGGCAAAACGCAGTTTCGACATACTTGCCGCCTCCGTGGCCCTCCTTCTCTTCAGCCCGCTCTTTCTGCTCATAATGGCCCTCGTCAAATTCTCGGACGGCGGCAGCGTTTTTTATGGGCACCGCCGAATCGGTCACAACGGCCAGTCCTTCAAGTGCCTTAAATTCCGTACGATGATGGAGGAGGGAGATCAGGTCCTCGAAGACTTCTTCAAGGCCAATCCCGACGCCTATGAGGAATGGCGCAAAACCCGCAAGCTTCAGAACGATCCGCGCGTGACCGTTGTCGGGGCCGTCCTGCGAAAGCTCAGTCTCGACGAGCTGCCGCAGCTCCTCAATATCATTCGCGGTGAAATGAGCGTCGTCGGCCCGCGTCCGGTGGTCGAAGACGAACTTGAACTCTATGATTCGGCAGCCGTCTTTTATCTGCGCTCGCGTCCGGGTCTGACCGGTCTCTGGCAGATCAGCGGCCGCAACGACGTGTCCTACGCAACGCGCGTCGCTTTCGACACGCAGTATGTTCAGAACTGGTCGCTTCTCGCCGACCTTGTCATCGTCTTCAAGACGATTCCTGCTGTCTGCCTCTCCCGCGGCAGCTACTGA
- the exoF gene encoding exopolysaccharide production protein ExoF, translated as MQWNRRSGKSAGSRMASCFTCLTLLAALAVSGASFARAEEYRLGVMDKLRIRVAEWQTAEGAVRDWSAVSGDYTVGATGTLSLPFVGDLPVSGKTTAEVAEEIGIKMQKLFGLRDRPSASVEMAQYRPVYLSGEVQTPGEYPYAPNLTVLKAVSLGGGLRRAENGQRFARDYINASGESAVQVAERSRLLIRRARLQAEIGKRDKITMPEELKNAPDADKLLASETALMESRDKRQKRQLDALADLRSLLQSEIEALAKKAETQARQLELATEDRDKVDSLAEKGLALSQRKLSLEQRVADVQASLLDIDTASLKAKQDASKAAQDETNLRNDWDAQLAQELQNTEAELDTLTLKLGTSRDLMTEALLQSADAAQLEEQAAEITYSIIREKDGKPTEIAADENTPVLPGDVIKVNTALAMR; from the coding sequence ATGCAATGGAATAGACGATCAGGGAAATCCGCTGGTTCCCGCATGGCTTCTTGTTTTACCTGTCTGACGCTCCTTGCGGCACTTGCCGTTTCAGGGGCGTCGTTTGCGCGGGCGGAAGAATACCGGCTCGGCGTCATGGACAAGCTCCGGATTCGGGTAGCCGAGTGGCAAACGGCCGAAGGGGCGGTTCGCGACTGGTCGGCCGTCAGCGGCGACTACACGGTAGGTGCAACGGGCACCCTGTCCCTGCCCTTTGTCGGCGATCTGCCGGTCTCCGGTAAAACGACGGCGGAAGTCGCCGAAGAGATCGGTATAAAGATGCAGAAGTTGTTCGGCCTCAGGGATCGACCCTCCGCGTCGGTGGAAATGGCCCAATATCGCCCGGTCTATCTTTCCGGCGAGGTGCAGACACCCGGGGAATATCCCTATGCACCCAACTTGACGGTCTTGAAGGCCGTCAGTCTGGGCGGGGGGCTGAGGCGGGCGGAGAACGGCCAGCGATTCGCGCGCGACTACATTAATGCAAGCGGAGAATCCGCGGTGCAGGTCGCGGAGCGCAGCCGGTTGCTCATTCGCCGCGCGCGGCTGCAGGCCGAAATCGGCAAGCGCGACAAGATCACCATGCCTGAAGAGCTCAAGAACGCCCCGGACGCCGACAAACTGCTTGCCAGCGAGACCGCGCTCATGGAATCGCGTGACAAGCGCCAGAAGCGTCAGCTCGATGCGCTCGCCGATCTGAGATCCCTTCTCCAGAGCGAGATTGAAGCACTCGCAAAGAAAGCCGAAACGCAGGCCCGCCAGCTCGAGCTTGCCACCGAGGATCGCGACAAGGTCGACAGCCTTGCCGAGAAAGGGCTGGCGCTCAGCCAGCGCAAACTGTCCCTCGAACAGCGGGTCGCGGACGTTCAGGCGTCGCTGCTGGACATCGACACCGCATCCCTCAAGGCAAAGCAGGATGCGAGCAAGGCGGCGCAGGACGAAACGAACCTCCGCAACGACTGGGATGCTCAGCTTGCTCAGGAACTGCAGAACACCGAAGCCGAGCTGGACACGCTGACGTTGAAGCTCGGCACCAGTCGGGATCTCATGACCGAGGCGCTGCTGCAGTCGGCGGATGCGGCCCAGCTCGAAGAGCAGGCCGCCGAGATTACCTATTCGATCATTCGCGAAAAGGACGGCAAGCCGACCGAGATCGCCGCCGACGAGAACACACCCGTGCTGCCCGGCGATGTCATCAAGGTGAATACTGCACTGGCAATGCGGTGA
- a CDS encoding O-antigen ligase family protein gives MRISKASLVRPGANEVYGIFALALSLFVFAYSARFGQVSILAYYGLWLPLVLVDYRKVLGNYASYLWIFAFTIFACITIFWSAAPSLSLRTGIQYLSHVVCALIAMRTIDIRTMTRGMIAGAAIVLLYSLLFGTYHYDPLDGTYSFVGAFASKNQLGFYASLGIYFAFAAVFVLGERGLWMGAAGVAGLLAAYCLLTSQSATSVLTTAAVIGLCLGMRAITALRPASRKILFIAAAVFGGVAAVAMIYAGGIDLILGAFGKDSTLTGRTYLWQQGIEAAKASPLVGVGYQAYWVQGFSEAERLWEEFYIGSRAGFHFHNTFIEAVVETGLIGLILLTMVLVIAFFGQLKRLLSEDRDPESMVLFGVGALLFVRAFVEIDILTPYHVGSFLLYFTAGKLTIPRRRRAATLLWPAGFHPAPYGRSFGPMMPRPGDSR, from the coding sequence ATGAGGATATCCAAGGCGAGCCTTGTCAGACCTGGAGCGAATGAAGTCTACGGCATCTTCGCCCTGGCCTTGTCGCTCTTCGTCTTTGCCTATTCGGCGCGCTTCGGACAGGTTTCTATCCTCGCCTATTATGGCCTGTGGCTGCCGCTCGTCCTCGTGGACTACCGCAAGGTTCTCGGCAACTACGCCAGCTATCTCTGGATATTCGCCTTCACCATCTTCGCCTGCATTACGATCTTCTGGTCGGCGGCCCCTTCCTTGTCGCTGCGCACCGGAATACAGTATCTGAGCCATGTCGTCTGCGCGCTCATCGCAATGCGCACGATCGACATCCGCACGATGACGCGCGGCATGATTGCGGGCGCCGCAATCGTGCTCCTCTATTCGCTGCTCTTCGGTACCTATCATTACGATCCGCTGGACGGCACCTACAGCTTCGTTGGGGCATTCGCGTCGAAGAACCAGTTGGGCTTCTACGCCTCGCTCGGCATCTATTTCGCCTTCGCCGCCGTCTTTGTACTCGGCGAAAGGGGCCTTTGGATGGGCGCGGCCGGGGTCGCCGGATTGCTTGCCGCCTATTGCCTGCTCACGTCGCAATCGGCAACTTCCGTGTTGACGACTGCGGCCGTCATAGGCCTTTGCCTCGGAATGCGGGCGATCACGGCCTTGCGTCCCGCGAGCCGGAAGATCCTCTTCATTGCCGCAGCGGTGTTCGGCGGCGTCGCCGCCGTCGCCATGATCTATGCCGGCGGCATCGATCTGATCCTGGGCGCCTTCGGCAAAGACTCGACGCTCACCGGGCGCACCTATCTCTGGCAGCAGGGCATCGAGGCGGCGAAGGCGTCGCCACTCGTCGGCGTCGGCTATCAGGCCTATTGGGTGCAGGGTTTCTCCGAGGCCGAGCGGCTATGGGAGGAGTTCTATATCGGTTCGCGCGCCGGGTTTCATTTCCACAATACCTTCATCGAAGCCGTCGTCGAGACGGGCCTGATCGGCCTGATCCTGCTTACCATGGTGCTGGTCATAGCGTTTTTCGGACAGTTGAAGCGCCTGCTTTCGGAGGATCGCGATCCGGAGTCGATGGTACTCTTCGGTGTCGGCGCGCTGCTCTTCGTTCGTGCCTTCGTCGAGATCGACATTCTCACCCCCTATCACGTCGGATCCTTCCTCCTGTACTTCACCGCCGGCAAACTGACGATCCCGCGTCGCCGGCGGGCAGCGACGCTGCTCTGGCCGGCAGGATTCCATCCGGCGCCCTACGGGCGCTCTTTCGGCCCGATGATGCCGCGGCCGGGAGACAGCCGTTGA
- the exoZ gene encoding exopolysaccharide production protein ExoZ produces MKTIYGIQYLRAAAAIAVVLFHAAEKTSHHFTIGAAGVDVFFVISGFIMWVISDRRSVTPVEFIADRARRIVPVYWLATAVMVAGALAGLFPNLVLTLEHVLASLFFVPARSPSSGEIWPVLVQGWTLNFEMLFYAVFAGSLFIPRNWRLPVVTGLFLVLVIAGRLVAFDNAVMLTYTRPVILEFVAGMIIGEFWLKGRVPPLAVGSSLVACSLGGFALIGVLGLSFDEMTTGPLAVLLVIGVLSLEANGCVRALSLPGLLGDASYSIYLWHTFAISVVVKMGLAVGLGAPATMFAAVLSGTLIGVAAYMMLERPLLRRGRARRITAGLAGRAAE; encoded by the coding sequence TTGAAGACGATCTACGGCATTCAATATCTCCGCGCGGCGGCGGCAATCGCAGTCGTGCTCTTTCATGCGGCGGAAAAGACCAGCCATCATTTCACGATCGGAGCCGCCGGAGTCGATGTCTTCTTCGTCATCAGCGGATTCATCATGTGGGTCATCAGCGATCGCCGGTCCGTGACACCCGTGGAATTCATCGCCGATCGTGCCCGTCGCATCGTGCCGGTCTATTGGCTCGCGACCGCGGTGATGGTCGCGGGGGCACTGGCGGGTCTGTTCCCCAACCTGGTGCTGACGCTGGAACATGTTCTGGCGTCGCTGTTCTTCGTGCCCGCGCGCTCGCCGAGCAGTGGAGAGATTTGGCCTGTGCTCGTGCAGGGCTGGACGCTCAACTTCGAGATGCTGTTCTACGCGGTCTTCGCCGGCTCTCTGTTCATTCCGCGCAACTGGCGGCTGCCCGTCGTCACGGGGCTGTTCCTTGTGTTGGTGATCGCGGGCCGCCTGGTCGCCTTCGACAATGCGGTGATGCTGACCTATACGCGGCCGGTCATTCTGGAATTCGTCGCCGGCATGATCATCGGCGAGTTCTGGTTGAAGGGCAGGGTGCCACCGCTCGCCGTCGGTTCCTCGCTGGTCGCCTGCTCGCTCGGCGGCTTCGCTCTCATCGGTGTGCTCGGTCTTTCATTCGACGAAATGACGACCGGACCGCTGGCGGTGCTGCTCGTCATCGGCGTGCTTTCGCTGGAGGCGAACGGCTGCGTGCGGGCACTGTCGCTGCCGGGCCTGCTCGGCGACGCCTCCTATTCGATCTATCTCTGGCACACTTTTGCGATTTCGGTTGTGGTCAAGATGGGTCTGGCGGTCGGCCTCGGGGCACCTGCAACGATGTTTGCGGCGGTCCTTTCGGGAACGCTCATAGGCGTCGCGGCCTACATGATGCTCGAGCGCCCGTTGCTGCGGCGCGGTCGCGCCCGGCGAATCACGGCAGGTCTGGCAGGCCGGGCGGCCGAATAG
- the galE gene encoding UDP-glucose 4-epimerase GalE translates to MQNNNILVVGGAGYIGSHTCLQLAAKGYQPVVYDNLSNGHEEFVKWGVLEKGDIRDRQRLDEVLARHKPRAILHFAAMIEVGESVKDPAAFYDNNVIGTLTLLSAALAAGIDAFVFSSTCATYGLPDSVPMDESHKQAPINPYGRTKWICEQALKDYDLYKGLRSVILRYFNAAGADFEGRIGEWHEPETHAIPLAIDAALGRRQGFKVFGTDYDTRDGTCVRDYIHVLDLADAHVRAVDYLLEGGESVALNLGTGTGTTVKELLNAIEHVAKRPFNVGYAERREGDSTTLVANNDKARQVLGWEPQYDLAAITESAWNWHSRRNQGG, encoded by the coding sequence GTGCAGAACAACAACATTCTCGTGGTCGGCGGCGCCGGCTATATCGGCTCGCATACCTGCCTCCAGTTGGCGGCAAAGGGTTACCAACCCGTCGTTTACGACAACCTCTCCAACGGCCACGAGGAATTCGTCAAATGGGGCGTTCTCGAGAAGGGCGATATCCGTGACAGGCAGCGTCTTGACGAGGTTCTCGCACGGCACAAGCCGCGGGCGATCCTGCACTTCGCGGCGATGATCGAGGTGGGCGAATCGGTCAAGGACCCGGCCGCCTTCTATGACAACAACGTCATCGGCACGCTGACCCTTTTGTCGGCGGCGCTTGCCGCGGGCATCGATGCCTTCGTTTTCTCATCGACGTGCGCGACCTACGGACTGCCGGACAGCGTACCGATGGACGAGAGCCATAAGCAGGCGCCGATCAATCCCTATGGCCGCACCAAGTGGATCTGCGAACAGGCGCTGAAGGACTACGACCTCTACAAGGGCCTGCGCTCCGTCATCTTGCGCTACTTCAATGCCGCCGGCGCCGACTTCGAGGGCCGTATCGGCGAATGGCATGAGCCGGAGACCCATGCAATCCCGCTCGCGATCGATGCGGCACTTGGGCGGCGACAGGGTTTCAAGGTCTTCGGGACCGACTACGACACGCGCGACGGAACGTGCGTGCGGGACTATATCCACGTCCTCGATCTGGCGGATGCCCATGTCCGCGCGGTCGACTATCTCCTGGAGGGCGGCGAGAGCGTCGCGCTCAATCTCGGGACAGGCACTGGGACCACGGTGAAGGAACTGCTGAACGCGATCGAACACGTGGCCAAGCGACCGTTCAACGTCGGTTATGCCGAGCGGCGCGAAGGCGACTCGACCACGCTTGTCGCCAACAACGACAAGGCGCGTCAGGTTCTGGGCTGGGAGCCGCAATACGATCTCGCAGCGATTACCGAATCGGCATGGAACTGGCATTCGCGCAGAAATCAGGGCGGCTGA